One segment of Anopheles stephensi strain Indian chromosome 3, UCI_ANSTEP_V1.0, whole genome shotgun sequence DNA contains the following:
- the LOC118512132 gene encoding protein G12-like — protein sequence MKFFILLALFGAAFGQNLRAEVDQLLPFLNMDEVRTIYERYVQTDAQVGEIWSFLQSDETDAAWRVLIGTPELQEISAWTEVRGVSIRDYLNGIAAMLGLTPITRSVNAKSPASRSWNAMMDEIRAVTDLEGAEALARTFIANPASEFGELYRMTQARRAGFTRVIEHPDVTRFSAQLRAFGVDVDQIVSRFQAFFGWN from the exons ATG AAATTCTTCATCCTGCTGGCCCTGTTCGGTGCTGCCTTCGGGCAGAACCTGCGCGCTGAGGTCGATCAGCTGCTCCCCTTCCTGAACATGGATGAGGTGCGCACGATCTACGAACGCTACGTGCAGACCGACGCCCAGGTCGGCGAGATCTGGAGCTTCCTGCAGTCGGACGAGACCGATGCCGCCTGGCGTGTGCTGATCGGCACCCCGGAGCTGCAGGAGATCAGCGCCTGGACCGAGGTCCGTGGCGTGAGCATCCGCGACTACCTGAACGGCATCGCCGCCATGCTCGGTCTGACCCCGATCACCCGCTCGGTCAACGCCAAGTCGCCGGCCTCCCGCTCGTGGAACGCCATGATGGACGAGATCCGCGCCGTCACCGATCTGGAGGGAGCCGAGGCTCTGGCCCGCACCTTCATCGCCAACCCGGCCAGCGAGTTCGGAGAGCTGTACCGCATGACCCAGGCCCGTCGTGCCGGATTCACCCGCGTCATCGAGCACCCGGATGTCACCCGTTTCTCCGCTCAGCTCCGCGCCTTCGGCGTTGATGTTGATCAGATCGTCAGCCGCTTCCAGGCTTTCTTCGGCTGGAACTAA
- the LOC118514270 gene encoding protein G12-like, whose amino-acid sequence MKFFILLALFGAAFGQNLRAEVDQLLPFLNMDEVRTIYERYVQTDAQVGEIWSFLQSDETDAAWRVLIGTPELQEISAWTEVRGVSIRDYLNGIAAMLGLTPITRSVNAKSPASRSWNAMMDEIRAVTDLEGAEALARTFIANPASEFGELYRMTQARRAGFTRVIEHPDVTRFSAQLRAFGVDVDQIVSRFQAFFGWN is encoded by the coding sequence ATGAAATTCTTCATCCTGCTGGCCCTGTTCGGTGCTGCCTTCGGGCAGAACCTGCGCGCTGAGGTCGATCAGCTGCTCCCCTTCCTGAACATGGATGAGGTGCGCACGATCTACGAACGCTACGTGCAGACCGACGCCCAGGTCGGCGAGATCTGGAGCTTCCTGCAGTCGGACGAGACCGATGCCGCCTGGCGTGTGCTGATCGGCACCCCGGAGCTGCAGGAGATCAGCGCCTGGACCGAGGTCCGTGGCGTGAGCATCCGCGACTACCTGAACGGCATCGCCGCCATGCTCGGTCTGACCCCGATCACCCGCTCGGTCAACGCCAAGTCGCCGGCCTCCCGCTCGTGGAACGCCATGATGGACGAGATCCGCGCCGTCACCGATCTGGAGGGAGCCGAGGCTCTGGCCCGCACCTTCATCGCCAACCCGGCCAGCGAGTTCGGAGAGCTGTACCGCATGACCCAGGCCCGTCGTGCCGGATTCACCCGCGTCATCGAGCACCCGGATGTCACCCGTTTCTCCGCTCAGCTCCGCGCCTTCGGCGTTGATGTTGATCAGATCGTCAGCCGCTTCCAGGCTTTCTTCGGCTGGAACTAA